The segment TGCATTTACCGGCGCTGTTGCAAGAAAGAAGGGGATATTTGAATCAGCCTCCGGTGGAACTATATTTTTGGATGAGATCTCTGAAATATCACCTATGGTACAGGCTAAGCTTTTAAGATTAATCCAAAATAAGGAGATTTTACCCCTTGGGAGCAGTAGCCCCATAAAGATAGATGTTAGAATCGTTGCCGCCACCAACAAAAATCTTGAGGAAGAGGTTAGACTCGGAAACTTCAGACAGGATCTATTTTATAGACTGAATGTTTTTACAATCAGGATGCCTTCCCTCAGGGAAAGGATCAGTGATATTCCGCTACTTGCCAACCATTTTTTGCAAAAGTATAAGTATCTTTCTAAAGGGGAAGAAAAATATTTCAGTAAAAATGCCATAAAGATCATGCTGGACTATCCATGGTATGGCAATGTCAGGGAATTGGAGTCGTTTATCCAGAAGGTGATTATTATGTCTGATGGGGTAGAGATTTCAGAGGATGAGGTAAAACAATTTTTAAACTATGATAATACGCACATTAATTCTACACCAAAAAGCGGAAAAGTGAATAATGAAAATAAGAGCCTCGAAGATATCGAAAAGGAACTTATAGAAAATGCGTTGAGGGAAACTGGGGGGAATATAACTAAGGCTGCGAAAAAGCTGGGATTAACTTTTAGGACTCTGCAATATAGAATTGGTAAATATGGAATAAAAA is part of the Calditerrivibrio nitroreducens DSM 19672 genome and harbors:
- a CDS encoding sigma-54-dependent transcriptional regulator — encoded protein: MSEHKILIVDDEPKQREILSYILTKEGYTVFTAADAETALDLMNEELDMVITDLLLPGKNGIDFLEEALKRFPDMTIVIITGHGTIDTAVTSIKKGAFDYIQKPLNKETVLLTVKKGLERTGLLKERKLLYSQLKHKEAFGDFVGEHPLFKQAIGAIVKIADVDTNVLITGESGTGKDIAAQYIHKLSNRKDKPFIPVNCAAIPETLIESELFGFEKGAFTGAVARKKGIFESASGGTIFLDEISEISPMVQAKLLRLIQNKEILPLGSSSPIKIDVRIVAATNKNLEEEVRLGNFRQDLFYRLNVFTIRMPSLRERISDIPLLANHFLQKYKYLSKGEEKYFSKNAIKIMLDYPWYGNVRELESFIQKVIIMSDGVEISEDEVKQFLNYDNTHINSTPKSGKVNNENKSLEDIEKELIENALRETGGNITKAAKKLGLTFRTLQYRIGKYGIKK